One segment of Bradyrhizobium sp. CB2312 DNA contains the following:
- the dctP gene encoding TRAP transporter substrate-binding protein DctP → MFTRRHLLATAVAAPAILRFGTGTAHAATTLKISHQFPGGTVDKGDFRDRLCRMFAAEVSKRSNGDIAAEIYPNSSLIKTNAQFSAMRKGALDISLYPMPYAGGELPETNIGLMPGLVTTYDQGMRWKKEPVGKALTDFLADKGIILLTWVWQAGGLASRSKPIVAPEDAKGMKVRGGSREMDMVLQTAGASVLSVPSNEIYAAMQTGACDAALTSSTSLISFRLEEVAKSLTSGAGASYWFMLEPLMMSKTIFDKLPKNQQDVLLAVGAELEAFGRKGAQDDDVEVAKVYEKAGAKVSALDAATVGKWRDIARDTAWKDYGAKTATSAKLLKLATDVSA, encoded by the coding sequence CCGCTTCGGCACCGGTACCGCGCATGCCGCGACCACGCTGAAGATCTCGCACCAATTCCCGGGCGGCACCGTCGATAAAGGCGATTTCCGCGACCGGCTCTGCCGCATGTTCGCCGCCGAAGTCAGCAAGCGCAGCAATGGCGACATCGCTGCCGAGATCTATCCGAACTCCTCGCTGATCAAGACCAACGCGCAGTTCTCCGCGATGCGCAAGGGCGCGCTCGACATCAGCCTCTATCCGATGCCCTATGCCGGCGGCGAGCTGCCGGAGACCAATATCGGCCTGATGCCCGGCCTCGTGACCACCTATGACCAGGGCATGCGCTGGAAGAAGGAGCCGGTCGGCAAGGCGCTGACCGACTTCCTCGCCGACAAGGGCATCATCCTGCTCACCTGGGTCTGGCAGGCGGGCGGCCTCGCCAGCCGCTCCAAGCCGATCGTCGCCCCCGAAGACGCCAAGGGCATGAAGGTGCGCGGCGGCTCCCGCGAGATGGACATGGTGCTCCAGACCGCCGGCGCCTCGGTGCTGTCGGTGCCCTCGAACGAAATCTACGCGGCGATGCAGACCGGCGCGTGCGACGCCGCTCTCACCTCCTCCACCAGCCTGATCTCGTTCCGGCTCGAAGAGGTCGCGAAGTCGCTGACCTCGGGCGCCGGTGCCTCCTATTGGTTCATGCTCGAGCCGCTGATGATGTCGAAGACGATCTTCGACAAGCTGCCGAAGAATCAGCAGGACGTCCTGCTCGCGGTCGGCGCCGAGCTCGAAGCCTTCGGCCGCAAGGGCGCGCAGGACGACGACGTCGAGGTCGCCAAGGTCTACGAGAAGGCCGGCGCCAAGGTCTCGGCGCTCGATGCCGCGACCGTCGGCAAGTGGCGCGACATCGCCCGCGACACCGCCTGGAAGGACTATGGCGCCAAGACCGCAACCTCGGCGAAACTGCTCAAGCTCGCCACCGATGTCTCGGCATGA
- a CDS encoding TRAP transporter small permease, protein MSHGPLPDRDDQASAAARTGLAAAVDRGLAVLNRIIVVFAAIALVAACAILSYSVLSRALFKAANYWQDEAAVFLLVGATFMTAAYVQQHRGHIGIEAFVGLLSPLANRVRLWLVDVATFLFCAFFTWKSWTLAHEAYVDGQVSNSMWSPPLAIPYSLMALGMSLLCVQILVQLALPFAGARRS, encoded by the coding sequence ATGAGCCACGGTCCGCTTCCGGATCGTGACGACCAGGCGAGCGCTGCCGCAAGGACTGGCCTTGCGGCGGCGGTCGATCGCGGTCTCGCCGTCCTCAACCGCATCATCGTCGTGTTCGCAGCGATCGCGCTGGTCGCCGCCTGCGCCATCCTGAGCTACAGCGTGCTCAGCCGCGCGCTGTTCAAGGCCGCCAATTACTGGCAGGACGAGGCTGCGGTGTTCCTCCTGGTCGGCGCGACCTTCATGACGGCGGCCTATGTGCAACAGCACCGCGGCCATATCGGCATCGAGGCCTTTGTCGGCCTGCTGTCGCCGCTGGCGAACAGAGTTCGACTCTGGCTGGTCGATGTCGCGACGTTTTTGTTCTGCGCTTTCTTCACCTGGAAGTCCTGGACGCTCGCCCATGAGGCCTATGTCGACGGCCAGGTCTCGAACTCGATGTGGTCGCCGCCGCTCGCCATTCCCTATTCATTGATGGCGCTCGGCATGAGCCTGCTCTGCGTCCAGATCCTCGTGCAGCTTGCGCTGCCTTTCGCTGGAGCGAGGCGTTCATGA
- a CDS encoding TRAP transporter large permease gives MSVFGIGVAYGIATLLVMFSGMPIAFALGAVAVVFMGIYMPAASLDTVTQNVYEEMASITLLSIPLFILKGAAIGKSRAGQDLYSALHAWLHRVPGGLGVANVFACALFAAMAGSSPATCSAIGSAGIPEMRKRGYSGGFAAGIIAAGGTLGILLPPSITMILFAVAAEKSLGRLFLAGIGPGLLLVSLFGAYAVIRFRQEYAAAAAIYEKGGPEAPILQRDEYTLAERFSVLPRVIPFVLLLTGVMIALYGGFATPSETAGLGGLLALALIAAIYSVWRPGDLAPIMRSTIRESTMLMMIIGMSLLYSYVMSYLHISQSVAESIVAMHLPRWELLFAILVMVVVLGFFLPPVSIILMTAPIILPPLRAANFDIIWFGVVMTIVMEMGLIHPPVGLNIFVIRNVAPDIPLSEVIWGTLPFVLLMMLAVLLLCFVPEISTWLPDLVMGPDGSR, from the coding sequence ATGAGCGTTTTCGGTATCGGCGTTGCCTACGGGATAGCAACGCTGCTCGTGATGTTTTCAGGGATGCCCATCGCGTTCGCGCTCGGCGCGGTCGCGGTCGTGTTCATGGGCATCTACATGCCCGCCGCCTCGCTCGATACGGTGACGCAGAACGTCTACGAGGAGATGGCCTCGATCACGCTATTGTCGATCCCGCTCTTCATCCTGAAGGGCGCGGCGATCGGCAAGTCGCGGGCCGGCCAGGACCTCTATTCGGCGCTGCATGCCTGGCTGCACCGCGTGCCCGGCGGCCTCGGTGTCGCCAACGTGTTCGCCTGCGCGCTGTTCGCGGCGATGGCGGGCTCCTCGCCCGCCACCTGCTCGGCGATCGGTTCGGCCGGTATCCCCGAGATGCGCAAGCGCGGCTATTCCGGCGGTTTTGCCGCCGGCATCATCGCGGCCGGCGGCACGCTCGGCATCCTGCTGCCGCCCTCGATCACCATGATCCTGTTCGCGGTCGCAGCCGAGAAGTCGCTCGGGCGGCTGTTCCTCGCCGGCATCGGTCCGGGTCTGCTGCTGGTCTCGCTGTTCGGCGCCTATGCCGTGATCCGCTTCCGCCAGGAATATGCCGCCGCCGCGGCGATCTACGAGAAAGGCGGGCCGGAGGCTCCGATCCTGCAGCGCGACGAGTACACGCTCGCCGAACGCTTCAGTGTGCTGCCGCGCGTGATCCCGTTCGTGCTGCTGCTGACCGGCGTCATGATCGCGCTCTATGGCGGCTTTGCCACGCCGTCGGAGACCGCCGGTCTCGGCGGCCTGCTGGCGCTGGCGCTGATCGCCGCGATCTACAGCGTGTGGCGGCCGGGCGATCTCGCCCCGATCATGAGATCGACGATCCGGGAATCGACCATGCTGATGATGATCATCGGCATGTCGCTGCTCTATTCCTACGTGATGAGCTACCTGCACATCTCGCAATCGGTCGCCGAATCCATCGTGGCCATGCACCTGCCGCGCTGGGAGCTGCTGTTCGCGATCCTCGTCATGGTCGTCGTGCTCGGCTTCTTCCTGCCGCCGGTCTCGATCATCCTGATGACGGCACCGATCATCCTGCCTCCCTTACGCGCCGCCAATTTCGACATCATCTGGTTCGGTGTCGTCATGACCATCGTGATGGAGATGGGGCTGATCCACCCGCCCGTCGGATTGAACATCTTCGTCATCCGCAACGTCGCGCCCGACATCCCCTTGAGCGAGGTGATCTGGGGCACCCTGCCCTTCGTGCTCTTGATGATGCTCGCGGTGCTGCTGCTCTGCTTCGTGCCGGAG